One stretch of Nitrosococcus watsonii C-113 DNA includes these proteins:
- a CDS encoding DUF779 domain-containing protein yields the protein MAQSTQVKRVTVTEEAKEVIDQLREKHGDLMFHQSGGCCDGSSPMCYEDGDFKVGGSDIKLGEVYGCPFYMARDQFEYWKHTQLTLDVKSGRGSSFSIEIPMGIRFIIKSRMFTEEELQALEKQDPLSV from the coding sequence ATGGCACAATCAACCCAAGTAAAACGCGTAACGGTTACCGAAGAGGCCAAAGAAGTGATCGACCAACTGCGGGAAAAACATGGCGACCTTATGTTCCATCAAAGCGGTGGCTGCTGTGACGGTTCCTCACCCATGTGTTATGAAGATGGTGATTTTAAGGTAGGCGGTTCCGACATTAAACTGGGCGAAGTCTATGGCTGCCCTTTCTATATGGCGCGCGATCAGTTTGAATACTGGAAACACACCCAGCTTACGCTTGATGTAAAATCTGGGCGAGGCTCCAGCTTTTCCATTGAAATACCGATGGGCATTCGCTTTATTATCAAATCGCGCATGTTTACCGAAGAGGAGCTACAAGCCCTGGAAAAACAAGACCCACTTTCTGTTTGA
- a CDS encoding aldehyde dehydrogenase family protein has protein sequence MANDQTTQVKERETESTTGKLYDRPEFKDHYDNFIGGKFVAPVDGEYFDDIAPMDGKPFTKVARSNAKDIELALDAAHKAAKDWNQASAAERSKVLLDIADIIEENLEYLARVETVENGKPIRETLNADLPLAVDHFRYFAGVIRAEEGGISELDKDTVSINLPEPLGVVGQIIPWNFPLLMAAWKMAPALAAGNCTVIKAAEQTPTSIIILADLIKEVVPDGVLNVVNGFGSEAGKPLASSPRIAKVAFTGETTTGRLIMQYASENLIPVTLELGGKSPNVFFESVMNADDDFFDKALEGAAMFALNQGEVCTSPSRILVQESIADAFIDQVVERVKKIKVGNPLNSETMVGAQASNDQFEKILNYLEIGREEGAQVLTGGQKANVGSNGTSGGYYIEPTIFKGHNKMRVFQEEIFGPVASLTTFKDEADAIGISNETLYGLGAGVWTRDAHQLYRIPRAIKAGRVWVNCYHHYPAHAAFGGYKKSGFGRENHKMMLDHYRQTKNMLVSYDKKAQGFF, from the coding sequence ATGGCTAACGATCAAACCACTCAAGTTAAAGAAAGGGAAACCGAGTCCACGACCGGTAAACTTTACGATCGCCCCGAATTCAAAGATCATTACGATAATTTCATCGGCGGCAAATTTGTAGCGCCTGTCGATGGTGAATATTTTGATGATATTGCGCCGATGGACGGCAAGCCGTTTACCAAGGTAGCACGTTCTAACGCAAAAGATATTGAGCTTGCGCTTGATGCCGCCCACAAGGCAGCAAAAGACTGGAACCAAGCTTCTGCCGCCGAGCGAAGTAAGGTACTGCTCGATATTGCAGATATTATCGAAGAAAATCTCGAATATCTGGCGCGTGTAGAAACCGTCGAAAACGGTAAGCCCATTCGTGAAACCTTAAATGCCGACCTTCCGCTGGCGGTAGATCACTTCCGCTATTTTGCCGGCGTCATCCGCGCCGAAGAAGGCGGCATCTCCGAGCTGGATAAGGACACCGTAAGCATAAATTTGCCTGAGCCCCTGGGCGTGGTGGGACAAATTATACCGTGGAATTTCCCACTGCTGATGGCCGCCTGGAAAATGGCCCCTGCCCTAGCTGCAGGTAACTGTACGGTGATAAAAGCTGCTGAACAGACACCGACCAGCATCATTATTTTGGCCGATCTGATCAAAGAGGTAGTGCCCGACGGCGTATTGAATGTAGTTAACGGATTTGGCTCCGAGGCGGGCAAACCGCTGGCTTCTTCGCCCCGGATTGCTAAAGTTGCGTTTACCGGCGAAACTACAACTGGGCGACTCATTATGCAGTATGCTTCCGAAAATCTGATACCTGTTACGCTTGAGCTGGGCGGCAAAAGTCCGAATGTATTTTTCGAAAGCGTGATGAATGCTGACGACGATTTCTTCGACAAGGCACTGGAGGGGGCCGCTATGTTTGCCCTTAACCAGGGAGAAGTTTGTACCTCTCCTTCCCGTATACTCGTGCAGGAGTCGATTGCCGATGCATTTATTGACCAGGTTGTGGAAAGGGTTAAAAAAATAAAGGTAGGCAATCCGCTAAACTCCGAAACCATGGTTGGTGCACAAGCCTCCAATGATCAATTTGAGAAAATTCTCAACTACCTGGAGATCGGCCGGGAAGAAGGCGCGCAAGTCCTGACCGGAGGTCAAAAAGCAAATGTAGGCTCCAATGGCACTTCCGGCGGCTACTATATTGAACCGACGATCTTTAAGGGACACAATAAAATGCGCGTGTTCCAGGAAGAGATTTTCGGTCCGGTAGCCTCTCTGACAACCTTCAAGGATGAAGCCGATGCTATCGGTATTTCCAACGAAACGCTTTATGGACTGGGAGCGGGCGTATGGACACGCGATGCACACCAGTTGTACCGCATTCCTCGGGCTATTAAAGCAGGCCGTGTGTGGGTAAATTGCTATCATCACTATCCTGCACATGCGGCCTTCGGCGGATATAAAAAATCCGGCTTTGGCCGGGAAAATCACAAGATGATGCTCGATCATTATCGACAGACGAAAAACATGCTCGTCTCTTACGATAAGAAAGCACAGGGCTTCTTCTAA
- a CDS encoding DUF7282 domain-containing protein: protein MKLRTLPLVLAMTGVAGFVIAAEKAAIEVSPQPAGSKITVDSVTVPDDGFVVIHASDEHGNIIAPQSIGHSAVKSGTQENVSVSLNEEVASGDKVFVMLHEDTGEKGTYEFGVDRTNMDVPMIQDGKPVIASMDIE from the coding sequence ATGAAACTTCGTACTCTACCACTAGTACTGGCTATGACCGGCGTGGCCGGCTTTGTCATCGCCGCCGAAAAGGCGGCAATCGAAGTGTCGCCCCAACCGGCAGGTAGCAAAATCACCGTGGATAGTGTAACCGTCCCGGATGATGGTTTCGTGGTGATTCACGCCAGCGACGAGCATGGCAATATTATTGCACCACAATCCATTGGCCATTCGGCAGTGAAATCCGGTACCCAAGAAAACGTCAGCGTTAGCCTGAATGAGGAAGTTGCCTCCGGCGATAAGGTCTTCGTCATGCTGCACGAGGACACTGGCGAGAAAGGTACCTATGAATTCGGTGTCGATAGGACGAATATGGACGTACCGATGATCCAGGATGGCAAGCCGGTTATCGCATCCATGGATATTGAATAA
- a CDS encoding glucosaminidase domain-containing protein: MGTAKIFFRLISGALLGVLIFSASVVAVAEELAFQSYKEVETLFQQQGYTVDAWQKGIRKVPRIYLSNIPSRWKNKYSKEISTANKKRLFFRLLGPAVLRSNELILADRSRLEAMVAKDSRNSADTAWLLGLAKQYKIVNGASVDNLGIEQLAELRTRVDIIPPSLVLAQAANESGWGTSRFADLGNALFGQWTYGGDGIPPREKRTGKGDYGIASFESPIDSVRAYMLNLNTHPTYAELRERRAVLRNQGNEPTGLALVDTLVDYSERGQAYVDEIREMIHYNHLEATDQAFLADEAPIILVPAGAGAN; the protein is encoded by the coding sequence ATGGGTACCGCAAAAATATTTTTTCGCCTTATCAGCGGAGCATTACTGGGCGTTTTGATTTTTTCTGCATCGGTGGTAGCTGTCGCGGAAGAATTGGCATTCCAGTCGTATAAAGAGGTCGAGACTTTGTTCCAGCAGCAGGGCTATACGGTCGATGCCTGGCAGAAGGGCATCCGTAAAGTGCCTCGAATCTATCTTTCGAACATCCCTTCGCGATGGAAGAATAAGTATTCGAAAGAAATAAGCACGGCGAACAAGAAACGTCTGTTTTTCCGCTTACTGGGACCGGCCGTATTGCGCAGCAACGAGTTGATCCTGGCGGATCGCTCGCGCCTGGAAGCAATGGTAGCGAAGGATTCCCGGAATAGTGCCGATACCGCCTGGTTGCTGGGGTTAGCCAAGCAATACAAGATTGTCAACGGCGCTAGCGTTGACAATCTTGGCATCGAGCAGCTAGCTGAACTGCGTACCCGGGTTGATATTATTCCGCCGTCATTGGTGCTAGCCCAAGCTGCCAACGAAAGTGGCTGGGGCACTTCCCGGTTCGCTGATCTCGGTAATGCGCTATTCGGGCAATGGACTTACGGCGGGGACGGGATTCCGCCGAGGGAAAAGCGTACCGGCAAGGGAGACTATGGTATCGCGTCCTTCGAAAGTCCGATCGATTCGGTCCGTGCCTATATGTTGAATCTCAATACCCATCCGACCTATGCGGAACTACGCGAGAGGCGCGCGGTCTTGCGCAATCAAGGCAATGAACCAACAGGGCTTGCGCTGGTGGATACTTTGGTCGATTATTCGGAACGCGGACAGGCCTACGTCGACGAAATCAGGGAGATGATCCACTACAACCATCTCGAAGCAACTGACCAGGCATTTCTCGCTGATGAGGCACCCATTATCCTGGTGCCCGCTGGAGCGGGCGCGAATTAG
- a CDS encoding PLDc N-terminal domain-containing protein: protein MDSLFSSVGNVFGGILSLIWLIIVIWAIVKVAKSGASTLAKIIWIIVLIIFPLIGLIVWLLLGPKG from the coding sequence ATGGATAGCTTGTTTAGCAGTGTCGGTAACGTATTCGGTGGTATACTGAGTTTGATCTGGTTAATCATCGTCATCTGGGCCATCGTCAAGGTGGCGAAAAGCGGCGCGAGTACGCTGGCAAAGATAATCTGGATTATCGTATTGATTATCTTTCCCTTGATTGGCTTGATCGTCTGGCTATTGCTCGGTCCCAAGGGATAG
- a CDS encoding efflux RND transporter periplasmic adaptor subunit, which produces MLKHLIVVVLALGLFFGGIFGWKYYQQQQQAAQAAMPPPPATVAAAKVRSESWRTSLQAVGSLVAVQGVHVTNEVAGLIDAINFESGEQIKKNALLLQLEDSVDQADLKGLLAEQKLAELQFQRNTRLLKKQMVSRSVYDESQAQLENAQAMVAAKRALIRKKQIRAPFSGLLGIRQVDLGEYLAPGSSIVLLQALDPIYVDYSLPERYFSLLAQGQTVLITVQAYPTQHFKGRITAINPGVNPSSRNVQVRATFENPNFKLRPGMFAEVRAILPEQKQVLTVPQTAITYNPYGDMVFVIQKKNGGLVVQQQPVRAGKVREGQVEITKGLQAGDWVVSAGQLKLHSGQQVQISDQKALDGRVGGA; this is translated from the coding sequence ATGTTAAAGCATCTTATAGTGGTAGTGCTAGCCTTGGGTTTATTCTTCGGCGGTATCTTCGGTTGGAAGTATTATCAGCAGCAACAGCAGGCCGCTCAGGCCGCCATGCCCCCCCCGCCAGCTACCGTGGCCGCCGCCAAGGTCCGGTCAGAGTCCTGGCGAACTTCTTTACAGGCGGTGGGTAGTCTAGTTGCCGTTCAAGGTGTCCATGTAACTAATGAGGTTGCCGGGCTCATCGATGCGATTAACTTTGAATCCGGAGAGCAGATTAAAAAAAACGCGTTGTTGTTACAGCTCGAAGATAGTGTTGATCAGGCGGATCTCAAGGGATTGTTAGCGGAGCAGAAGCTGGCGGAACTACAATTCCAGCGCAATACCCGTTTGCTCAAAAAGCAAATGGTATCCCGTTCTGTTTATGATGAAAGCCAGGCCCAGTTAGAAAATGCCCAAGCCATGGTAGCGGCCAAACGAGCCCTGATACGAAAAAAGCAGATTCGTGCCCCTTTTTCCGGCTTATTGGGAATCCGCCAGGTCGATCTGGGAGAATATTTAGCACCCGGCTCTTCCATTGTGCTTTTACAGGCGCTTGATCCTATCTATGTGGATTATTCCCTGCCCGAGCGCTATTTTTCCTTGCTTGCCCAAGGCCAAACCGTGCTGATTACCGTTCAAGCTTATCCCACACAGCACTTTAAAGGCCGCATTACCGCGATTAATCCAGGCGTTAATCCCAGCAGCCGCAATGTCCAAGTGCGCGCCACTTTTGAGAATCCAAACTTTAAGCTACGACCTGGGATGTTTGCCGAGGTACGGGCCATATTGCCTGAGCAGAAACAAGTCTTGACGGTGCCCCAAACGGCCATTACCTACAATCCCTATGGGGATATGGTGTTTGTTATCCAAAAGAAAAATGGCGGTCTAGTGGTCCAGCAGCAGCCGGTGCGGGCGGGCAAGGTGCGGGAAGGCCAAGTTGAAATTACCAAGGGATTGCAGGCAGGCGATTGGGTCGTCAGCGCGGGTCAGCTGAAATTACATAGTGGTCAGCAGGTTCAGATTAGCGATCAAAAAGCCCTGGACGGACGGGTGGGTGGCGCATGA
- a CDS encoding efflux RND transporter permease subunit has product MKFTDLFVHRPVLASVVSLLILLIGLRSLALLEVRQYPETENTVVTVTTAYPGASSELINGFITTPLQQAIAEAKGIDYLVATSTQGHSVIEAHMVLNYDSNAAVAEIQAKVASQRNVLPEASEDPVIDSTTGDPTALMYMAFYSEEMLPSQITDYLLRVVRPKIQAVPGVSKAQLIGNKTFAMRIWLNPRRMAALGVTAGDIREVLLKNNYLASVGHTKGAYVAIDLSATTDISREEDFLNLVVREADGALVRLRDVADPKLGAEDYDSTNWYNGKPAIFIGIEQAPGANPLDIAEHLHGLMPEIRRQLPAGLNGYIVYDASAYIEDAIKEVFRTLAEAVIIVIIVIFLFLGSLRAALVPAVAVPLSLIGAAFLMLALGFSLNLLTLLAMVLAIGLVVDDAIIVVENIHRHLEYGGSRFQAAIQGARELGLPIIAMTTTLVAVYAPIGFMGGLVGTLFTEFAFTLAGAVLVSGVVALTLSPMLSSKVLRPASEAGRFEQWVERFFTRLAEYYSRFLRYTLDSLPVVMVFAGVMFCSIYFMYVTSHNELAPTEDQSILFFQATAPQTATIDYDEAYSRQIIEIFATFPQYQESFLLLGQGSDPSTVFGGFKMPVPSQRERSQMEIQPELQQKLQAVAGFQIAIFPRPSLPGAGRGLPLQFVITSAADFSRLDQVAGDLIGRAMGSGKFAFLQKSVKFTRPKTTLNINRDLAGDLGIRMEDIGRNLGVMLGGGYINWFNLEGRSYKVIPQVARRYRLDQEMLENYYIRTGAGELIPLATLVSFEEAVEPSKRVQFQQLNSITVQGVMAPGVAVGEALAYLEEQARETFPSDFSWDYAGESRQYTQQGSALMVTFFFSLLVIYLVLAAQFESWRDPIIILMSVPMSIAGALVFLTLGFATVNIYTQVGLITLIGLIAKNGILIVEFANQLQVQEGLGKREAVEKAASIRLRPILMTTVSMIVAMIPLLMASGPGAVSRFDIGLVVASGLGIGTLFTLFVVPAVYLLIARAHREEKEIPQEPMEQEDSSGLKA; this is encoded by the coding sequence ATGAAGTTTACCGATCTTTTTGTTCACCGTCCGGTGCTGGCCAGCGTGGTGAGCTTGTTAATTCTGCTGATTGGGTTACGTTCCCTGGCATTACTGGAGGTACGGCAGTACCCTGAGACCGAAAATACGGTGGTGACAGTGACTACCGCTTATCCGGGGGCCAGCAGCGAATTGATTAACGGCTTTATTACCACCCCCTTGCAACAGGCAATCGCCGAGGCGAAGGGGATCGATTATCTGGTGGCGACCAGCACTCAGGGCCACTCAGTTATCGAGGCCCACATGGTGCTGAACTACGATTCCAACGCCGCGGTTGCCGAAATTCAAGCTAAAGTCGCCAGCCAGCGCAATGTCCTTCCCGAGGCATCGGAAGATCCGGTGATCGACTCCACCACGGGCGATCCTACCGCGTTGATGTACATGGCTTTCTACAGTGAAGAGATGTTACCGTCCCAAATTACGGACTATTTATTGCGGGTGGTGCGGCCTAAGATCCAGGCGGTACCGGGCGTATCCAAGGCGCAGCTTATTGGTAATAAAACCTTTGCTATGCGCATCTGGCTCAATCCCCGCCGAATGGCTGCCCTGGGGGTGACCGCTGGTGATATAAGAGAAGTCCTGCTCAAAAATAATTATCTCGCCAGCGTAGGCCATACCAAGGGAGCCTACGTCGCTATTGATCTCAGCGCCACCACGGATATTAGCCGGGAAGAGGACTTCCTTAATCTAGTGGTGCGGGAGGCCGATGGCGCCCTAGTGCGCCTGCGGGATGTCGCCGACCCCAAGCTCGGCGCCGAAGACTATGACTCCACCAATTGGTATAACGGCAAGCCGGCCATTTTTATTGGCATTGAGCAGGCGCCAGGTGCCAATCCGCTGGATATTGCCGAACACCTCCACGGCCTAATGCCAGAGATACGCCGTCAACTTCCTGCTGGACTGAACGGTTACATTGTTTATGACGCCAGCGCCTATATTGAGGATGCCATTAAGGAAGTGTTCCGTACCCTTGCGGAAGCGGTGATCATCGTGATAATAGTGATCTTTTTATTTCTGGGCTCCTTGCGGGCGGCTCTGGTGCCGGCTGTTGCTGTCCCTCTATCCTTGATTGGCGCGGCATTTTTAATGCTAGCGCTGGGCTTTTCCCTGAATTTGCTGACTTTGCTAGCCATGGTGCTGGCCATTGGCTTGGTGGTTGATGATGCCATTATCGTGGTGGAAAATATCCACCGGCACTTGGAGTATGGAGGGTCCCGTTTTCAGGCCGCCATCCAGGGCGCCAGGGAATTGGGATTGCCTATTATCGCTATGACCACGACCCTGGTCGCCGTTTATGCGCCTATCGGTTTTATGGGCGGCCTGGTGGGAACCTTATTTACCGAATTTGCTTTTACGCTGGCGGGCGCAGTACTGGTTTCAGGGGTCGTGGCGCTCACCCTCTCCCCCATGCTTTCTTCCAAGGTGTTAAGGCCAGCCAGTGAAGCAGGCCGCTTTGAGCAGTGGGTGGAGCGCTTTTTTACCCGTCTTGCGGAGTATTACTCGCGCTTCTTGCGGTACACGCTGGACAGCCTGCCGGTCGTTATGGTTTTTGCGGGAGTCATGTTTTGCAGCATTTATTTTATGTACGTGACTAGCCACAATGAACTGGCGCCCACTGAAGACCAAAGTATCTTGTTTTTTCAGGCGACCGCGCCCCAAACCGCGACTATTGATTATGATGAAGCCTACTCCCGTCAGATCATCGAGATATTTGCAACTTTTCCCCAATACCAGGAAAGTTTTCTTCTGCTCGGCCAAGGCAGCGATCCTAGCACTGTTTTTGGCGGTTTCAAGATGCCCGTACCTTCCCAGCGGGAGCGCTCCCAGATGGAGATTCAGCCTGAGTTACAGCAAAAGCTGCAAGCAGTCGCGGGGTTTCAAATTGCGATTTTCCCCCGTCCTAGCTTGCCTGGTGCCGGCCGTGGGCTGCCGCTTCAATTCGTGATCACCTCGGCTGCGGATTTCTCCCGCCTGGACCAGGTTGCCGGCGACCTGATTGGGCGAGCAATGGGGAGCGGCAAGTTTGCCTTTCTGCAAAAATCCGTCAAATTCACCCGCCCCAAGACCACCCTTAACATCAACCGGGATCTGGCGGGAGATCTCGGCATTCGCATGGAAGATATTGGGCGAAATTTAGGAGTCATGCTGGGAGGCGGTTATATTAATTGGTTCAATCTGGAGGGACGCAGCTATAAGGTAATTCCGCAAGTAGCCCGCCGTTATCGTCTCGATCAGGAAATGCTGGAAAATTATTATATTCGCACTGGCGCGGGGGAACTCATCCCCCTGGCAACGCTGGTTTCCTTTGAAGAAGCGGTAGAGCCGAGCAAGCGAGTCCAGTTTCAACAGCTTAATTCGATAACCGTGCAGGGCGTTATGGCTCCGGGCGTGGCGGTAGGCGAGGCGCTGGCTTACCTGGAGGAACAAGCCCGGGAGACTTTTCCTTCCGATTTTAGCTGGGATTATGCGGGGGAGTCGCGGCAATATACTCAGCAGGGCAGTGCCTTGATGGTGACTTTCTTTTTCTCTTTGTTGGTGATTTATCTCGTTTTGGCGGCGCAGTTTGAGAGCTGGCGCGACCCTATTATTATTTTGATGTCTGTTCCCATGTCGATTGCCGGAGCGCTGGTGTTTCTTACTTTGGGGTTTGCGACCGTCAATATTTATACTCAGGTAGGACTGATCACGCTGATTGGCCTTATTGCCAAAAATGGCATTCTCATCGTGGAGTTTGCCAATCAATTGCAAGTGCAGGAGGGCCTTGGTAAGCGGGAAGCAGTAGAGAAAGCGGCTAGTATCCGGTTACGTCCTATCTTAATGACGACGGTTTCCATGATAGTAGCCATGATTCCCCTGTTGATGGCGAGCGGTCCTGGCGCGGTGAGCCGCTTCGATATTGGACTAGTGGTTGCCAGTGGTTTGGGGATTGGGACCTTATTCACCCTGTTTGTGGTGCCGGCGGTGTATTTACTGATTGCTCGCGCCCATAGAGAAGAGAAGGAAATACCTCAAGAGCCCATGGAGCAGGAAGATTCGTCGGGTCTCAAAGCATAA
- a CDS encoding TetR/AcrR family transcriptional regulator yields MIKRPAGRDHDTQTPGQGREAILSVAKIQFAEQGYHGTTLSTIAARAKVCKANIFHHFGSKEGLYLAVLKDYCEQLSPLRGGRPISAPTCREQLRQFAQIHLENMFNEPGAVQLFLRELLAQDSHRKEMLAKGVLEGNFARLVQMVREGQAAGEIRSTIDPAVLAVVLLGADVFFFMARDVFRHFRDVSFAEGVEDYSKALSEILLTGCLVEWD; encoded by the coding sequence ATGATTAAGCGCCCGGCAGGCCGTGATCATGACACCCAAACGCCTGGCCAGGGGCGGGAAGCTATTCTTTCGGTCGCCAAAATCCAGTTTGCGGAGCAAGGCTATCATGGCACTACCCTTAGTACGATCGCGGCCCGTGCCAAGGTGTGTAAAGCTAATATTTTTCATCATTTTGGATCTAAAGAGGGGCTTTATCTGGCCGTTCTTAAGGATTACTGCGAGCAGTTAAGTCCTCTTCGAGGGGGCAGGCCGATTTCGGCGCCGACTTGTCGGGAGCAGCTGCGGCAGTTTGCCCAAATCCACCTTGAGAATATGTTCAATGAGCCTGGCGCCGTACAGCTTTTCCTGCGTGAACTACTGGCTCAGGACTCTCACCGTAAGGAAATGCTTGCCAAGGGTGTGCTGGAGGGCAATTTTGCCCGGCTAGTCCAGATGGTTCGCGAAGGGCAGGCTGCAGGGGAAATCCGCTCTACTATTGATCCAGCAGTTTTAGCGGTAGTGTTGTTGGGGGCAGATGTTTTTTTCTTCATGGCGCGGGATGTATTCCGGCATTTCCGGGATGTTAGTTTTGCTGAGGGAGTGGAGGACTACAGCAAGGCTTTGAGCGAAATTTTGCTAACGGGATGCTTGGTTGAGTGGGATTAA
- the dusA gene encoding tRNA dihydrouridine(20/20a) synthase DusA, which produces MLSSSIPYKVSIAPMMDWTDRHCRYFLRLISHHALLYTEMVTTGALVHGDRIRFLAHHSSEHPLALQLGGSHPEELALCAQIAEDYGFDEVNLNVGCPSNRVQSGRFGACLMAEPQLVAECVAAMAQATQIPVTVKTRIGIDEQDSYEALSSFISTVAQAGCRTFIIHARKAWLQGLSPKENREKPPLRYDVVRAIKRDFPQLEVMINGGITTLKEVSEHLELLDGVMIGRAAYHNPYLLAPVDQRFYGDFRALPTRHEIIEAFLPYAAEQLARGVYLSRMTRHILGLFQGQPGARAWRRYLSENAHRPGAGIEIIREALQRVLC; this is translated from the coding sequence ATGCTAAGCTCCTCAATACCTTATAAAGTGTCGATTGCGCCCATGATGGACTGGACCGATCGGCACTGCCGCTATTTTCTCCGCCTGATTTCCCATCACGCCTTGCTCTATACCGAAATGGTCACCACGGGGGCGCTCGTTCATGGAGATCGAATCCGTTTCCTGGCCCATCATAGTTCTGAACATCCCTTAGCTTTGCAACTGGGAGGCAGTCATCCCGAAGAATTAGCTCTTTGTGCCCAGATAGCCGAAGACTATGGATTTGATGAGGTTAATCTTAATGTGGGCTGTCCCAGCAACCGGGTACAATCTGGGCGCTTTGGAGCCTGCCTGATGGCGGAACCTCAGTTGGTTGCCGAATGCGTTGCCGCCATGGCTCAAGCTACCCAAATCCCGGTAACGGTCAAGACCCGGATTGGAATTGATGAACAGGACTCCTATGAGGCGCTAAGCAGTTTTATCAGCACGGTGGCGCAAGCAGGTTGCCGGACTTTTATCATCCACGCCCGCAAAGCTTGGCTGCAAGGTTTGAGTCCCAAGGAAAATCGGGAGAAACCTCCCTTACGCTATGATGTGGTGCGGGCCATTAAGCGGGATTTTCCTCAACTAGAAGTAATGATCAATGGGGGTATTACCACTCTGAAAGAGGTCTCTGAGCACTTAGAATTATTGGATGGCGTCATGATTGGCCGGGCAGCCTACCATAACCCCTATCTGCTTGCACCAGTAGACCAGCGCTTCTATGGAGATTTCCGCGCTTTACCCACCCGGCATGAGATTATTGAAGCTTTCCTGCCCTATGCAGCGGAGCAATTGGCCCGCGGCGTATATTTGAGTCGCATGACCCGTCATATTCTAGGGTTGTTCCAGGGCCAACCAGGGGCCCGGGCCTGGCGCCGTTATTTAAGTGAAAATGCTCACCGGCCTGGCGCGGGGATAGAGATAATTCGAGAAGCCTTACAAAGAGTGCTGTGCTAG
- a CDS encoding ISAs1 family transposase, with protein sequence MIEQLIEQFSDLEDPRCAGKIEHRLIDILVLAICAVIACAESWEDIALYGCSKLSWLRQFLALPNGIPSHDTFRRVFMLIDPQAFEACLTAWVGTVATPGEREVVAIDGKTVRRSFDRGWEQSPLHLVSAWASEQGVVLGQRCVDEKSNETAAIPELLESLALENTLVTMDAMGCQKDIAQRIVDRQADYLWVLKANHGHDYAAVQKHFEQHCFGRGATAKPVFDAFDESHGRFATFCLASSVTHRCWLRPSVGIGRLRITCIGCWRSPSERTTAAFAIPQRCATSPCCARSPLTWWVKTAPPKPVCVANAKRQPGTTTTCANFSKPISCVSPGGISVSL encoded by the coding sequence ATGATCGAGCAACTGATCGAGCAATTTTCTGATCTTGAGGACCCGCGCTGCGCAGGGAAGATCGAGCACCGACTGATTGATATTCTAGTCCTTGCGATCTGTGCTGTGATCGCCTGCGCCGAGAGTTGGGAGGACATTGCTTTGTATGGTTGCAGCAAATTATCCTGGCTGCGCCAATTTCTCGCCCTTCCTAATGGTATTCCTTCTCACGATACGTTTCGTCGGGTGTTTATGCTGATCGACCCGCAGGCCTTTGAGGCCTGCTTGACGGCCTGGGTCGGTACCGTTGCCACGCCCGGCGAGCGGGAGGTGGTCGCCATCGACGGTAAGACGGTGCGCCGATCCTTCGACCGGGGCTGGGAACAGTCCCCGCTGCACCTGGTAAGTGCCTGGGCCAGCGAGCAGGGGGTAGTGCTTGGTCAGCGTTGTGTAGATGAGAAGTCCAACGAGACCGCTGCCATTCCCGAACTGCTGGAGAGTCTGGCGCTAGAGAATACCCTGGTGACGATGGATGCCATGGGCTGCCAGAAGGACATTGCCCAGCGGATTGTCGATCGCCAGGCGGACTATCTATGGGTACTCAAGGCCAACCATGGCCATGACTATGCGGCCGTGCAGAAGCATTTCGAACAACATTGTTTTGGGCGAGGTGCCACAGCTAAACCCGTTTTCGATGCCTTTGATGAGAGCCATGGCCGATTCGCTACTTTCTGTCTAGCTTCATCGGTGACCCACAGGTGCTGGCTCAGACCATCCGTCGGCATTGGTCGATTGAGAATAACGTGCATTGGGTGTTGGAGGTCACCTTCCGAGAGGACCACAGCCGCGTTCGCGATCCCACAGCGGTGCGCAACTTCGCCCTGCTGCGCAAGATCGCCATTAACCTGGTGGGTCAAGACCGCTCCACCAAAACCAGTCTGCGTGGCAAACGCAAAAAGGCAGCCTGGGACAACGACTACATGCGCCAACTTCTCCAAGCCAATTTCATGCGTTAGCCCTGGGGGCATTTCAGTCTCACTGTGA